One part of the Chryseobacterium mulctrae genome encodes these proteins:
- the sbcD gene encoding metallophosphoesterase family protein — MKILHTADWHLGKRLDRFSRLEEQVLVMNEIVDIADRENVDLVLIAGDLFDNFNPSVEATELFYKTLKSLSLNGKRPVIAISGNHDSPSLIDAPDPLARECGIILIGHPKATINPFELEYFKISKSTEGFIELEFKNQNFPVRILHTPYANEVRLKEYFGENKEEELNRVLAENWKKTADEFCDQNGINLLITHLYMNKKGAPILEEPEGEKPIKIGNADLVFSDIIPQQIQYTALGHLHGFQNIGTDEKPVVYSSSPLCYSFSEAGQTKYVSIIEAEPNKNVSFEKIALQSGKKLVRKTFDSIENTIEWLKENPNTLVELTLESETFLKAEERKLIYQSHSGIVHLIPKVKNQGFNENQLSEINLSQDIQTLFNNYFKSKNGGQEANEELINLFNEIVSSDK, encoded by the coding sequence CCTCCACACCGCCGATTGGCATTTGGGTAAACGTCTCGACCGTTTTTCTAGATTAGAAGAACAGGTTTTAGTGATGAACGAAATTGTTGACATCGCAGATCGTGAAAATGTTGATCTGGTTTTGATTGCCGGAGATTTATTCGACAACTTTAATCCGAGTGTTGAGGCGACGGAACTTTTTTATAAAACTTTGAAGAGTTTATCATTAAATGGAAAGCGTCCTGTTATTGCGATTTCCGGGAATCATGATTCGCCAAGTTTGATTGATGCACCCGATCCTTTAGCGCGCGAATGCGGTATTATTTTAATCGGACATCCAAAAGCGACAATCAATCCTTTTGAACTTGAATATTTCAAAATTTCAAAATCAACAGAAGGTTTTATTGAATTGGAATTTAAAAATCAAAATTTCCCAGTCAGAATTTTGCACACTCCTTATGCAAATGAGGTTCGTTTAAAAGAATATTTTGGAGAGAATAAAGAAGAGGAACTCAATAGAGTTTTAGCCGAAAACTGGAAAAAAACGGCTGATGAATTTTGCGATCAAAACGGTATTAATCTTTTGATAACACATTTGTATATGAACAAAAAAGGCGCTCCGATTTTGGAAGAACCGGAAGGTGAAAAACCAATTAAAATTGGAAATGCAGATCTTGTTTTTTCAGATATTATTCCGCAGCAGATTCAATATACAGCTTTAGGACATTTGCATGGTTTTCAAAATATAGGAACTGATGAAAAGCCTGTTGTCTATTCATCTTCGCCTTTGTGTTACAGCTTTAGCGAAGCCGGACAAACGAAATATGTTTCCATTATTGAAGCTGAACCCAATAAAAATGTTTCATTTGAGAAGATCGCTTTACAAAGCGGTAAAAAACTCGTCAGAAAAACGTTTGACTCCATTGAAAATACAATTGAATGGCTGAAAGAAAACCCAAATACTTTAGTTGAATTGACCTTAGAAAGTGAAACTTTTTTAAAAGCCGAAGAGAGAAAACTCATCTATCAATCGCACAGCGGAATTGTACATCTCATTCCGAAAGTTAAAAATCAGGGTTTTAATGAAAATCAATTAAGTGAAATCAACCTAAGTCAGGATATTCAGACTTTGTTCAACAATTATTTTAAATCTAAAAACGGCGGTCAGGAAGCCAATGAAGAACTCATTAATTTGTTTAACGAAATTGTTAGTTCTGATAAATAA